One region of Gammaproteobacteria bacterium genomic DNA includes:
- the nirB gene encoding nitrite reductase large subunit NirB, with protein MREKLVLIGNGMAGMRTVEELLKIAPDMYDITVFGAEPYGNYNRILLSPVLAGEKTIDDIMLNSEQWYTDNAVKLHKGKQVSKIDRRNKYVYTEDGIQEKYDRLLLATGSNPFIIPVPGGNLSGVISFRDIHDVNVMLDASKTFKHAVVIGGGLLGLEAANGLMLQGMSVTVVHLTDTLMERQLDQVSGKMLQKSLEERGLHFLMAHQTEAIIGEDKVKAVRFSNGLEIAADLVVMAVGIRPNDTLAKSAGIYCERGIVVNDTMQTYDPSIYAVGECVQHRGVAYGLVAPLFEQAKVAANHIAKYGIGRYEGSVTSTKLKVTGIDLFSAGDFHGDDTTEDIVMKDVARGVYKKLVLKENKIHGAVMYGDTVDGAWYFQLLRDQTDVSDFRESLMFGQAHLGDSGHGGHNAAEAMSDTMEVCGCNGVCKGDIKKAITTKGLFTLEDVRAHTKASASCGSCTGLVEQIIASTLGGDYSASSKKKSLCKCTEHTHDDVIRTVRSAGLRSIRAVMDFMEWKTPDGCHVCRPALNYYVLSSWPEAKSDDPQSRFINERVHANIQKDGTYSVVPRMWGGITTPDELRAIADVAEKYKVPTVKVTGGQRIDLLGVKKEDLPKMWADLNDAGMVSGHAYGKSLRTVKTCVGNTHCRFGTQNAIQMGIDLEKDTWGSWMPHKFKMAVSGCPRNCAEATIKDFGVVAVDSGWELHVGGNGGIKVRATDLLCKVSSEEEVKEYCYAFIQLYREEAHYLERTAPWIERVGLTYVKQRIVEDGDNRRQLMSRFVDSQQYMQDDPWKERASGGVQKLEFVPMKMIV; from the coding sequence ATGAGAGAGAAACTGGTTTTAATTGGTAATGGCATGGCCGGGATGCGAACAGTAGAAGAGCTACTTAAGATCGCACCAGATATGTATGACATTACCGTTTTTGGTGCCGAACCTTACGGAAATTACAATCGCATTTTATTGTCGCCGGTGTTGGCAGGTGAAAAAACCATCGATGACATTATGCTCAATAGCGAACAGTGGTACACAGACAATGCAGTAAAGCTACACAAAGGAAAACAGGTTTCCAAAATTGATCGTCGTAACAAATATGTCTACACAGAAGACGGTATACAAGAAAAGTACGACAGACTTTTGCTCGCGACCGGTTCGAATCCGTTTATCATTCCAGTTCCAGGCGGTAACCTGTCAGGTGTGATTTCTTTTCGCGATATACATGACGTCAACGTCATGCTCGATGCGTCTAAGACGTTCAAACACGCAGTTGTCATTGGTGGCGGTCTGCTCGGTCTTGAAGCCGCGAATGGATTGATGTTGCAAGGTATGAGTGTGACCGTGGTACACCTTACCGATACGTTGATGGAGCGTCAGCTGGATCAAGTGTCGGGAAAGATGTTGCAGAAATCGCTTGAAGAAAGAGGCCTGCATTTTCTCATGGCACATCAGACAGAAGCTATTATCGGTGAAGATAAAGTAAAAGCAGTGCGTTTCAGCAACGGTCTTGAGATTGCCGCGGATCTGGTCGTGATGGCGGTTGGTATAAGGCCTAACGATACCTTGGCGAAGAGCGCCGGGATCTATTGTGAACGCGGTATTGTAGTCAATGACACCATGCAAACCTACGATCCCAGCATCTACGCTGTGGGTGAATGCGTGCAGCATCGCGGCGTCGCCTACGGGCTAGTTGCGCCCTTGTTTGAACAGGCCAAGGTAGCCGCAAACCATATCGCAAAATATGGTATTGGGCGTTACGAAGGTTCGGTAACTTCCACCAAACTGAAAGTCACCGGAATCGACTTGTTCTCCGCTGGCGATTTTCATGGTGACGACACCACTGAAGACATCGTCATGAAAGACGTGGCACGCGGTGTTTACAAAAAACTCGTGCTCAAGGAAAACAAGATACACGGTGCAGTGATGTACGGCGATACCGTCGATGGCGCCTGGTATTTTCAGTTACTGCGTGACCAGACTGATGTTTCTGATTTTCGTGAGTCATTGATGTTTGGTCAGGCCCATCTGGGTGATTCAGGTCACGGTGGACACAACGCTGCCGAGGCCATGAGCGACACGATGGAAGTGTGTGGCTGTAATGGTGTGTGTAAGGGAGATATCAAAAAGGCCATAACCACCAAGGGACTGTTTACGCTTGAGGACGTTCGCGCCCATACCAAGGCATCTGCATCGTGCGGATCGTGTACCGGTTTGGTTGAACAGATTATCGCCTCTACTTTGGGTGGAGACTATTCGGCATCGAGCAAAAAGAAATCCCTTTGCAAGTGTACCGAACACACCCACGATGACGTGATTCGCACTGTTCGTTCAGCCGGGCTCAGGTCAATTCGCGCAGTTATGGATTTCATGGAATGGAAAACGCCTGACGGTTGTCACGTCTGCCGTCCAGCCTTGAATTACTATGTCTTGTCTTCATGGCCAGAGGCGAAAAGCGATGATCCGCAGTCACGTTTTATCAACGAACGCGTGCACGCCAATATCCAGAAAGATGGAACCTATTCCGTCGTCCCTCGTATGTGGGGTGGTATCACCACGCCTGACGAATTGCGGGCGATTGCAGATGTTGCAGAGAAGTATAAAGTGCCAACGGTAAAGGTTACCGGCGGTCAACGGATCGATTTGCTCGGCGTGAAGAAAGAAGATTTGCCCAAGATGTGGGCTGATTTGAACGATGCCGGAATGGTTTCCGGTCATGCCTATGGCAAATCCTTGCGCACGGTAAAAACCTGCGTTGGCAATACGCACTGCCGCTTTGGCACACAGAACGCCATCCAGATGGGTATTGATCTGGAAAAAGACACCTGGGGTTCGTGGATGCCACACAAGTTCAAGATGGCGGTTTCCGGTTGCCCACGGAATTGCGCAGAAGCGACGATCAAGGACTTTGGCGTTGTCGCTGTAGACTCTGGTTGGGAACTCCATGTCGGAGGCAATGGCGGCATCAAGGTTCGTGCAACGGATTTGTTGTGTAAAGTCTCGAGCGAAGAAGAGGTAAAGGAATACTGCTACGCCTTCATACAGCTTTATCGTGAAGAGGCGCACTATCTCGAACGTACTGCGCCCTGGATTGAGCGCGTAGGTCTGACTTACGTCAAGCAACGTATCGTCGAAGATGGAGATAACCGCCGTCAATTAATGAGCCGCTTTGTCGACTCGCAACAATACATGCAAGACGATCCGTGGAAAGAACGCGCATCTGGCGGTGTACAAAAACTTGAATTTGTTCCAATGAAAATGATTGTGTAG
- the nirD gene encoding nitrite reductase small subunit NirD codes for MSELIEVGSIEEIPVLGSRIVVTTQGNIAVFKTSEGEVFALRDECPHKKGPLSQGIVHGKSVTCPLHNWVIALDTGMAAAPDEGCAARFPIELRDGTVFLGLKPE; via the coding sequence ATGTCTGAGTTGATAGAAGTTGGAAGTATTGAGGAAATTCCTGTGCTCGGGTCTCGTATAGTTGTAACTACGCAAGGGAATATCGCTGTATTCAAAACCTCGGAAGGAGAAGTTTTTGCCCTGCGCGATGAATGTCCGCATAAGAAGGGGCCTTTGTCTCAAGGCATCGTACATGGAAAAAGCGTTACCTGTCCTTTGCACAATTGGGTTATCGCACTTGATACCGGTATGGCTGCCGCGCCAGATGAAGGTTGCGCGGCCCGTTTTCCCATCGAACTTAGAGATGGAACGGTATTTCTTGGACTCAAACCCGAGTAG
- a CDS encoding molybdopterin-dependent oxidoreductase, producing MTRKHTKTTCPYCGVGCGIEVIDQDGAITVRGDKSHPANYGRLCSKGASLHETLDLDGRLLEPRLHGEPVDWGEALDFVADGFRRIVDEYGPDAVAFYVSGQLLTEDYYVANKLMKGFIGSANIDTNSRLCMSSSVAGHKRAFGSDTVPCSYEDLELADLIVLTGSNTAWCHPVLFQRIRQAKKDNPDLYIVVIDPRRTDTCDIADLHLAIRPGSDAVLFNGLLRFLSVQKCVDQKFISAHTSGLDEALQAASSSTPDVESVARECGLSLVDLQQFYARFAQTEKSITVYSQGINQSSSGTDKVNAIINCHLFTGRIGKPGMGPFSFTGQPNAMGGREVGGLSNQLAVHLDIENSEHQQLAQTFWQSPRIARQSGLKAVDMFNVVERGQIKAIWIMSTNPVVSMPDADQVKRALEKCELVVVSDCMTSTDTTECADVLLPALAWGEKDGTVTNSERRISRQRQFLFAPGKAKPDWWAVQEVARRLGFVDAFNFASSLEIFREYARMTGYENRGQRDLDISLFEDLGQEAYDGLQPVQWPVNRAFPGGKQRMFHDGQFYTVDRRAKFIPIIPRSPVNHVGEAFPLVLNTGRIRDQWHTMTRSEKAPRLNEHTPEPFVMLHPADAIRFGLGKNGLARISSSWGQAVMRVRVDANQGEGSVFMPMHWSGQFASQARIGAVVNPAVDPVSGQPELKHTPVKVEAYQPLWFGFVLSRRKLDIKDVAYWVRARGKDYYRYELAGEQLQQDWSVWAREILCTADDGINWVEFADNRAKRYRAVRMEDGKLESVLFIGPDAQLPDRDWLASLFQFGELNSAQRAVLLTGRPPQGVQDTGRKICACFGVGKIQIVSAIKAGAVTVEQLGKQLQAGTNCGSCVPELKQLIKTQLDQSNIQTV from the coding sequence ATGACGCGTAAACACACAAAGACTACTTGTCCGTATTGCGGTGTCGGCTGCGGGATTGAAGTCATCGATCAAGATGGGGCGATTACTGTCCGCGGGGACAAGAGCCATCCGGCCAACTACGGTCGTCTGTGTTCCAAAGGCGCGTCTTTGCATGAGACGCTCGATCTGGATGGGCGTTTGCTTGAGCCCAGGTTACACGGTGAACCCGTCGATTGGGGTGAGGCACTTGATTTTGTCGCAGACGGCTTTCGCCGAATTGTAGACGAGTATGGTCCAGATGCGGTGGCATTCTATGTTTCGGGACAGTTATTGACAGAAGACTACTACGTCGCAAACAAATTGATGAAAGGTTTCATCGGTTCGGCCAACATCGATACCAACTCGCGTTTGTGTATGTCTTCTTCTGTCGCTGGGCACAAACGCGCATTTGGTTCTGACACCGTTCCCTGTAGCTATGAAGATCTGGAACTGGCGGATTTGATTGTTTTAACCGGCTCGAATACCGCCTGGTGCCATCCTGTGCTTTTTCAGCGCATACGTCAGGCGAAAAAAGACAATCCTGATTTGTACATTGTCGTTATCGATCCACGCCGCACCGATACCTGTGATATTGCCGATCTGCACCTCGCAATTCGACCTGGTAGTGATGCGGTATTGTTTAACGGTCTATTGCGCTTTCTTTCTGTTCAGAAATGCGTAGACCAAAAATTTATTTCTGCGCACACATCAGGATTGGATGAGGCGTTACAGGCTGCTAGCAGCAGCACGCCCGATGTTGAAAGTGTTGCAAGAGAATGCGGTTTATCGTTAGTAGACTTGCAACAATTTTACGCGCGTTTCGCGCAAACCGAAAAAAGTATCACCGTCTATTCACAGGGCATTAATCAATCTTCTTCCGGCACGGATAAGGTAAACGCCATCATTAACTGTCACCTGTTTACCGGCCGCATTGGAAAACCAGGAATGGGACCGTTCAGTTTTACTGGACAGCCCAACGCCATGGGTGGGCGTGAAGTGGGAGGACTGTCCAACCAACTAGCGGTTCATCTGGATATCGAAAATTCCGAACACCAGCAGTTGGCTCAAACATTCTGGCAATCGCCCCGAATCGCCAGACAGTCTGGCTTGAAGGCTGTCGACATGTTTAACGTTGTTGAAAGAGGTCAGATCAAGGCGATATGGATAATGAGCACGAATCCCGTCGTTAGTATGCCTGATGCCGACCAGGTTAAGCGTGCACTGGAGAAATGTGAACTTGTCGTCGTCTCTGATTGCATGACGTCTACCGACACGACTGAATGTGCCGATGTGTTGTTGCCTGCGCTGGCATGGGGTGAAAAAGACGGAACCGTGACCAACTCAGAACGACGCATTTCGCGCCAACGTCAGTTTCTTTTCGCACCAGGGAAGGCAAAACCCGATTGGTGGGCCGTGCAGGAAGTCGCCAGGCGTTTGGGCTTCGTCGATGCTTTCAATTTTGCAAGCAGCCTTGAGATCTTTCGCGAATACGCGCGTATGACGGGGTATGAGAATCGTGGTCAACGAGATCTCGACATCTCTTTGTTCGAAGACCTGGGTCAAGAGGCATACGATGGATTACAGCCTGTGCAATGGCCAGTCAATCGCGCCTTTCCCGGTGGAAAACAGAGAATGTTCCATGATGGCCAATTCTACACGGTGGACAGGCGCGCAAAGTTTATCCCAATCATTCCGCGTTCACCTGTCAATCACGTCGGTGAAGCGTTTCCTTTGGTGCTTAACACCGGTCGCATTCGCGATCAGTGGCACACAATGACAAGGAGCGAAAAGGCGCCGCGCCTTAACGAACACACGCCGGAGCCATTTGTAATGTTGCATCCGGCAGATGCGATTCGTTTTGGTTTAGGCAAGAATGGCCTGGCAAGAATTTCCAGTAGCTGGGGGCAGGCCGTGATGCGCGTGCGTGTCGACGCGAACCAAGGTGAGGGCAGCGTGTTTATGCCGATGCACTGGAGCGGGCAATTTGCGTCGCAGGCACGCATAGGCGCCGTGGTGAATCCCGCAGTCGACCCTGTTTCCGGGCAACCGGAACTTAAACATACACCGGTCAAGGTGGAGGCTTATCAACCGCTGTGGTTTGGTTTTGTACTCAGTCGCCGCAAACTCGATATTAAGGATGTCGCTTATTGGGTCCGAGCGCGAGGTAAGGACTATTATCGTTACGAACTTGCCGGTGAACAATTACAGCAGGATTGGTCAGTATGGGCGCGCGAGATACTGTGTACCGCCGACGATGGCATAAACTGGGTGGAGTTTGCAGACAACCGAGCGAAACGTTATCGCGCGGTACGCATGGAAGACGGGAAATTGGAAAGTGTGTTATTTATTGGCCCTGATGCGCAACTCCCCGACAGAGACTGGCTGGCGAGTCTGTTCCAGTTTGGCGAACTAAATTCCGCACAGCGAGCCGTATTGCTAACAGGCCGACCACCACAAGGAGTCCAGGATACGGGACGTAAAATCTGTGCCTGTTTTGGTGTTGGAAAGATTCAGATTGTTTCGGCGATCAAAGCTGGCGCGGTGACCGTCGAGCAGTTGGGCAAACAACTACAGGCAGGTACCAATTGCGGGTCTTGCGTCCCTGAATTAAAGCAACTCATCAAGACTCAGTTAGATCAGTCGAATATTCAAACTGTCTAA